A stretch of the Lolium perenne isolate Kyuss_39 chromosome 3, Kyuss_2.0, whole genome shotgun sequence genome encodes the following:
- the LOC127338053 gene encoding uncharacterized protein, whose protein sequence is MCTNVYTPLSTVPGGPTKLATTWADYEDAPAVGFATNAEAVTTKFWCFYRVDPEHDTQARLTLRGACERLTPQQWYNQKFTSASAFWANKGKRVKKEYYVGNEPTDEWAMTIEEYMSVCPEWAEQHREAWEELIRARWLRQDEEFAAVSRRNMENRGTGGTHCAGNRDYTRFKGKKVAEAPPGVVLHDAQIYDMMRTKQKPNPALPQPQYYGNAKAAKEDYCDMVKSRHPEVDDPLSIPVDEESLVLSGHGRPHGRFPWMNKVVKPTHSTSYTRLKHTLTADSPQPRPRPARPPAYDPDFEAAFEACNEAYQQAAAQWNRQNTAYMAYIGEMMISMSTGTPPPARVTVAGDMPIMPSRAAFAATYYGSTPEGTGWSGNQASPGGREVTPVHEGGRSPGRSAGASPSTTPGTTPGASPSTSPGRATGPSPGGSSAASTGAKPRAARFANDVGGHTPPGSFLR, encoded by the exons atgtgtactaatgt ATACACTCCCCTTAGCACGGTCCCCGGTGGCCCgacgaagctagccactacttgggcggactatgaggatgccccCGCCGTAGGCTTCGCGACAAATGCCGAGGCTGTGACCACCAAGTTCTGG tgcttctatcgtgtggacccggagcatgacacgcaggcgcgtctcactttgcgtggcgcttgcgagaggttgacaccgcagcagtggtacaaccaaaagttcaccagcgctagtgccttctgggctaacaagggtaagagggtcaagAAGGAGTACTATGTTGGTAACGAGCCTACGGACgaatgggcaatgaccattgaggagtacatgtcg gtttgtccggagtgggccgagcagcatagggaggcatgggaggagctgattagggcgaggtggctcaggcaggacgaggagtttgcagccgtgtcgaggcgtaacatggagaaccgaggcaccggtggcacacactgcgcgggaaaccgcgactacacccgcttcaaggggaaaaag gtggccgaggcaccacctggggtggtgcttcatgatgcccagatatatgacatgatgcggacgaagcagaagcccaatcccgcattgcctcagccacagtactacggcaatgccaaggccgccaaggaggactactgcgacatggtcaagtctcgtcaccccgaggtggatgaccccttgagcattccggtcgacgaggagtcgttggtcctgtcggggcacgggcgtccgcatggccgtttcccttgGATGAATAAGGTGGTCAAGCCTACCCACTCCACGAGCTACACGCgcctcaagcataccctcaccgccgacagcccccagcctcgtccacggcctgctcgtccacccgcctacgat cctgacttcgaggcggccttcgaagcctgcaatgaagcgtatcagcaggccgctgcccagtggaataggcagaatacggcctacatggcgtatatagga gaaatgatgatttctatgtctactggtacaccgccaccggctcgagttaccgtggcgggggacatgcctatcatgccatcgagggcagctttcgctgcgacttactacggatccacaccggag ggaacgggatggtccgggaaccaggcatcaccgggtgggcgcgaggtcacaccggttcatgaaggtggtcggtctcctgggcgttctgctggtgcctctccgtcgactactcctgggactactcccggtgcctctccgtcgacttctcctgggcgtgctaccggtccttctccaggtggttcttctgcagcttctaccggagcgAAACCCCGGGCTGCTCGTTTCGCCAACGATGTGGGCGGACACACCCCGCCCGGGTCCTTCCTCCGCTAG